TTCCTTGCTATCTTAATCACGAAACCCCGTGGCAATTATTAATAGCCACCATACTGAGCGCTCAGTGCACAGACGATAGAGTCAATAAAGTAACAAAAGATTTATTTGAAAAATACAGAAGTGTAGAAGCCTTTGCACAAGCAGATATAAAAGAATTAGAAGAAGATATTCGTTCCACTGGATTTTATAGAAATAAAGCAAAAAACATTATAGCATGTTGTAAAAAGTTGCAGACACAATATGATTCACAAGTACCAAAAGACATGGATCAATTAACAGATTTAGATGGTGTAGGACGAAAAACAGCAAATGTAATTAGAGGCAATATCTTTAAAGAACCAAGCATAGTGGTGGATACCCATGTGAAAAGAGTGTCTAATAGGCTTGGTTTTGTTAAAAGCGATGACCCTGTAAAAATAGAGTTTGAGCTAATGGACGTATTACCAAAAGAGCACTGGATCGATTACAATACGCAGATTATAGCCCATGGACGAGAAATATGTAAAGCAAGGGGCCCATTATGTGAAAAATGTTTCTTCTTACAATATTGTCCCTATGGGTTACAATATCAGTACCAACAAATTGTAGATTCGATTAGAAAATAGGTGATATAATGGATGACAATATTATAAATAGACTAAAGAATTCTATGGATACACCCAATAAGATCATAAGCAGAAAAAAATATTTTAATGCAGCTGTACTGGTTCCTATCATAAACATAGATAACACCTATCATTTTGTATTTGAAAAAAGAGCTAAAAATATAACACAAGGAAGTGAAATATCCTTTCCAGGTGGTGGTTATGAAGAAAAGGATAAGAGTTTCTTAGAAACAGCCATTAGGGAAACAGAGGAAGAACTAGGTATTCATCGAAATAAAATTAAAGTCATAAAGAATTTTGGAACTTATGTAGGTAGACAAGGGGTTATTGTAGAAGTTTTCATAGGAGAGCTTATCATTCAAACAATACAAGCATTAAAGCCTCAACAATCTGAAGTAGAAAAAGTCTTTACGGTTCCAGTGGACTATTTTATAAAAAACAAACCTAAGAAATACCCTGTAAGATTAGAACAACAACCTTATTTTATGGATGAAATGGGTAATAAAGTAGAATTGTTGCCATCAAAAGAATTAGGACTACCAATAAAATACCATCACCCATGGTCCACTAAATTAATAGAGCTTAATTTTTTTAAAGTAGAAAATGAAATGATTTGGGGATTAACAGCTGAAATTTTATGTGAAATCATAGAGCCCCTTAATAACGAAAGCCATAAGGAATAGAAAAGATGTGTTTATAAATGAGAGGTAATAAAAAATGGAAAAGTATATTGTAGTGGATATTGAAACAACGGGAATGAACCCCATATATTCTAAAATAACTGAAATCGGTGCCATAAAAGTGTATAAAGATAGGGTAGAAACATATAATGAATTAATCAACCCTTTAATATCTATACCAGATGAAATTGTAAAATTAACAGGGATAGATGATTTAATGGTGAAACAAGCGCCTACAATACAAGAAGTTATGCCGAGATTTTTAGAATTTTGTGAAGGAGAAAACGTACCCATTATTGGACATAATATAATGTTTGATTATAGTTTTTTAAAGTATAATGCAACAACATTAGGTTATTCTTTTGAAAGAAAGGGAATCGATACTTTGCAATTGGCAAGAAAGTACCTTAAAGCCTTAAAAAGTAGAAGCTTAAACAATTTGTGTGTGCACTATGACATTAAAAATGAAGAGGCACACAGGGCCCTATCAGATGCCTATGCAACCTATGAATTATTTGAACGGATTAAAAAAGATTATGACAACAGTGATGATGATATTTTTATGCCAAAACCGTTACATTGGCGACCGAAAAAAGAAAAAACAATAACAGCCAAACAAAAAAGTTATTTAAAATCATTATTACATAAAAATAATTTAGAACTCAGTAAAAGCATTGATGAACTAACACAAAGTGAAGCATCTAAAAAAATTGATGAAATAATATTTGAATATGGAAGAAGGGCTTAAAATGTCAGGCGTTAATAGTGTAAAAAGAAATATTAAGTTAGTGATTATGTACGATGGAACAAAATATTCAGGGTGGCAAAGGTTAAAAAATTCAGAAATGACCATACAAGGAAAGATAGAAACCGTACTTTCTAAAATGACTGGAGAAGATATTCAGCTTATAGGATCTGGTCGAACAGATGCAGGTGTACATGCATTTAATCAAATAGCCAACTTTCACACCACAACTTTAAAAAAGGTAAAGGATATAAAAGCGTATCTTAATCAATATTTGCCAAAAGATATTGTAATCAAAGATGTTAAAGAAGCCAGCGAGAGATTTCATTCACGATACAATGTCAAAGAAAAAACGTATCTTTATAGAATCTGGACTACAGATTACCCACCAGTATTTGAAGAACCTTATACCATTCATATGCATCAGTCATTAGACATTGAGAAGATGAACAAAGCTGCCAATTTATTAATGGGCGAACACGATTTTCAAGGTTTTTCCAATAAGAAAACAAAAAAATCAACCATACGTACTATTAAAAGTCTTGATATTATAAAAGAAAAAGATGAATTGAAGTTCTATATTACAGCAGATGGTTTCTTATACAATATGGTTAGGATTATTGTAGGAACTTTATTAGAAGTAGGAGAAGGAAAAATAAAAGAAGACGCCATACTGAACATGTTAGAATCTAAGGAAAGAGAAAATGCAGGCACAAGAGCACCTGCAAAAGGATTAACACTACAGAGTGTTAAGTATAATTAACTTATAAAAATGCATTGAGTGTTTCTATGGTTTTTTCTTTCATCAAACTATCAAGGTTATCTACTTTATGGATTAAATCTATGATTTTATCCATTTTATTTGATCGTTTATAAATTCGGGCTAATAAGATGTAATGTTCGCTAATATCTGTTTCAATAGAGACGCCATATTCTAAAACTTTAGTAGCATCATCTATACGCTCTGATTCATATAAGAGTTTACCCCATTTTAAAAGAGATCTTAATAACCTTGTATAATTGTCTTCATAAGAAGACAAAAGCTCTAAATTACTGGTGCCATATTTCAATTTAATATCTGTATTGGAATAGCCTTTTAGATTAATTAGTTTAAGATCACTTATCTGAGTGATTTTATCTTGAATTGCTTTAATATCTTCATCATCTGTGTTAAAATCAAATGGTAAAGCATCTACAGGAATAGAAATATAATCTAAATCATCAATATTTTTTTTTCGAACAAAATTAGATTCCGATTCCTTTTGCCAAAAGGCTTCTTTGGAAGAAAGGTGCTTTTTTGAAGTTTTATTAATTTTAATTCTAAAAACAACAAGAAAAATAATAAATAATATTAAAATAATAGGCATTATCCGTACCATCCTTTGTATAAGAATTTTTTTAAGGAGGAATAAAATGAATATTATAGCTAGATTCAAAAAACAAATTGCTATTGCAATCGCATTAATAATGGTTACAACAACGGTTCTAAGTGTTGTAGCATATATTGGTTTTTAGTTAACCCCACTTTTATAATTACCCAATAGCTTAAAGTACATGCAATCGGTTTTCATAGAATCGATTGCCTTTTTTATGGAAGGATTATTAAGATTGCCTTCAAAATCAATATAAAAATAATACTGCCAAGGTGTATGAACAACAGGTCTGGACTCAATCTTTAACATATTGATATCAAAGTCAGAAAAATATTTCAAGGCGCTGTACAAGGCACCTGCCTTATGTTCAGTTGTAAAAACAACACTAATTTTGTCGCAAGAACTATTCACCTTTAAGTTTTTACCCAGCACAATAAATCTTGTGGTATTGGTTGTATTGTAATTAATATGATTAGCAAGAATGTTCAGATCATATATTTGGGCAGCTTTTTGACTGCTTATAGAAGCAATAGAAAGATCATCCGCCTGTTTAACATATTCTGCACTACTTGCTGTGCTATAATAAGGGACCAGTTCCCAACCGTGCTGATCAAGATACGGTTTGCTTTGTTCAAAAGCTTGAGGGTGAGAATAGACCTTTTTAATGGTGTCTAAGGTAGCTTTTTTAGAACCTAATAAGTGGTGCTCCACCTTGACATAAACTTCTCCAACGATATGATAAGGGTACTTGTTAAGTAAGTCGTAAATGGCGTTTACAGCACCAGTAGAAGAGTTTTCAATAGGTACAACACCGTATGGAATGCTCTCATCTTCTAATAACTTAAAGACCCCTTCAAATTTTTCGTTATTTATAGCATGAACATCATTTGGAAAATAATCTAATAATGCTTGTTCACTAAAGGAACCAGGAACACCGTAATATGCAACATTTATACTCAAAAAAATCACCTATCTTTATATTAAAATTAGTACAAAAAAATTGATTATGATTGTTTTTTCTAATATAAACTATACAAGAAAAAAACAATTAAATCAAGAAGTATATGGTATTAGATCAGTGGTATAAAAAGAATTGGTAATAAAAAATACAAAAAAACTCTTGACAAAAGACTTGAAATTGAATAATATAGGTAGTAACCAAAATATAAATTGTTAAAATATTTAAGAAATGATTTTGGTCAATACACTATAAACTTACAAATCTTAACATAAAGTTGAGATAATAGTTATAATACAACTTTTGAATAGAACAAAAGGATGTATGGAGGTCGTTATAATGAATAACCAAAAGACTAAATTAAAATTAATTGTTAATACATTTTATTTTTACTTTTTTAGCTGGGGCTTTTATTTTTGGAGCGCGAGCTACTTTACATGTAAAAAACTAAATGGTATGTATCAATTTTTTAAGAGTCCAAAGGTTATTTATAATTAATATATAATTACTTTGTATCTAAAGAGCTCTTAATAGGGCTCTTTTTTTAATGGTTAATCATTTTTAGAATAAAAAATTATCTTAATGCGCATAAGATAATAGTCACTATTATTAAAATAAAAAAATTAAATGGAGGTCATGGATATGGTCATTGTATTAAAACCAAAAACTCAAAGGGAAGTCATTAATTCATTAATAAAAACAATTGAAAAGAAAGGCATTACAGTACATGAAACAATAGGAGAAAATTACAGTATATTAGGATTAGTTGGAGATACGAGCCAACTTAATCAAGAGCAATTTGAAGCCCATGATTGCGTAGAAAGAGCCATGAGGGTACAACATCCTTTTAAGCTTGCCAATAAGCTGTTTCATCCAGAGGATACCATTATACAAGTAGACGATGTAAAAATTGGTGGGGGAAATAAAGCCATCATTGCAGGACCTTGCTCTATTGAATCAGAAGAGCAATTATTAACCATTGCTAAAGCTGTAAAAGAGTCTGGAGCCAATATATTAAGAGGTGGTGCGTACAAACCGAGAAGTTCACCATATAGTTTCCAAGGCTTAGGAGAAGAAGGCTTGAAATTACTCAAAAAGGCAAAAGAGTTGACAGGTTTACCAACTATAACAGAAGCTATTTGTTTAGATACCATTGAAAAAGTAGCAGAGTACGCTGACTTTATACAAATTGGTGCTAGAAACATGCAAAACTTTGCTCTTCTTAAAAAAGCAGGACAATACAATAAGCCAGTTGTTCTTAAAAGAGGGTTAAGTGCAACAATGGAAGAATGGTTAATGTCCGCGGAGTACATTATGGCAGAAGGTAACCATCAAGTTATTCTGTGTGAAAGAGGTATAAGAACATTTGAAACCTATACTAGAAATACCCTAGATTTAAGTGCGGTGCCAGTAGTAAAAGAAATGAGTCACTTACCAGTTATTGTAGATCCAAGTCACGCAGCAGGTAAATGGTCCATGGTTGAACCATTGTCAAAAGCTGCCATTGCAGTAGGAGCAGATGGATTAATGATAGAAGTTCATCATGAACCAGAATGTGCCTTAAGTGATGGTGCTCAATCTTTGAAACCAGAAAAATTTAATAAATTGATGAAAAAATTAAATGCTATGGCATTATAATCAATAATCATTACGAAGGAATGGCTTAGCCATTCCTTCGCACATTTTATTCTTTTATGTCTAAAAAATATAATCATATATTTTATAAAACGACGTATAATTAATGGTAATTATAGGATAATAATATATGAGTTATATAGACTTAAGGAGGAAAAAATGTGGAACAGATGAAAAATAATCAAACAAAGAAAATATTCTTTACAATCACCATAGGGGTAATAATATTTTTTGCAGTATTTTTTATAGTAGGATATACATATGTGAACAGTAGTGTAGATAATGATACTATAAGTGAAGGGATTTTTATTAACAATATCAGCATGGGTGGCTATACAAAAGCAGAGGCTTATGAAATAATAGATGAAATAGTAGAAGAAATTAAAAACAATACATTAACGTTATATTATGAGGATTATACAGAAGAAATTCCTTATAGCGCGTTAGAATTTGAAATAATAAATAAAGAGATTATTGACGATATTTTTAGAATTGGAAAAGAAGGCAATCTTTTAAAAAGGTACAGAGAAATCAAAAATATAGAAAAAAATACAAAGCAATATGAGTTAGAAATAAATTATAATGAAGACAATATAGATACTATATTAGAAAGCCTTAAAAATCACTTTTCTATAAATCCAAAAAATGCTATAATACAAAGAATAAACAATGAATTTGTAATAGAAGAAGAGACCATAGGATATGAATTTGAATATGAAGCTACAAAAGAAAAAATACGCTCATCTATTCTAGAGCCTTATGAAGATGTAGAAGTGGAATTAGTCGTCAATGAAATTATTCCAGACTATACAAAAGCCTATTACGAACAATTAAAAGAGCCAATAGGAATGTTTTCTACAAGCTTTAATATTAATGACAATCAAAGGACTCTTAATTTAAAAGTTGGCTCTAGTAAAATTACAGGGACATTATTACATCCTAATGAAGTTATATCAGCAATAGATCAATTAGGCCCTATCAATTCAGAAAATGGTTACCATCCAGCACCGAT
This sequence is a window from Natranaerovirga hydrolytica. Protein-coding genes within it:
- the pheA gene encoding prephenate dehydratase, with amino-acid sequence MSINVAYYGVPGSFSEQALLDYFPNDVHAINNEKFEGVFKLLEDESIPYGVVPIENSSTGAVNAIYDLLNKYPYHIVGEVYVKVEHHLLGSKKATLDTIKKVYSHPQAFEQSKPYLDQHGWELVPYYSTASSAEYVKQADDLSIASISSQKAAQIYDLNILANHINYNTTNTTRFIVLGKNLKVNSSCDKISVVFTTEHKAGALYSALKYFSDFDINMLKIESRPVVHTPWQYYFYIDFEGNLNNPSIKKAIDSMKTDCMYFKLLGNYKSGVN
- the aroF gene encoding 3-deoxy-7-phosphoheptulonate synthase; the encoded protein is MVIVLKPKTQREVINSLIKTIEKKGITVHETIGENYSILGLVGDTSQLNQEQFEAHDCVERAMRVQHPFKLANKLFHPEDTIIQVDDVKIGGGNKAIIAGPCSIESEEQLLTIAKAVKESGANILRGGAYKPRSSPYSFQGLGEEGLKLLKKAKELTGLPTITEAICLDTIEKVAEYADFIQIGARNMQNFALLKKAGQYNKPVVLKRGLSATMEEWLMSAEYIMAEGNHQVILCERGIRTFETYTRNTLDLSAVPVVKEMSHLPVIVDPSHAAGKWSMVEPLSKAAIAVGADGLMIEVHHEPECALSDGAQSLKPEKFNKLMKKLNAMAL
- a CDS encoding VanW family protein; translation: MKNNQTKKIFFTITIGVIIFFAVFFIVGYTYVNSSVDNDTISEGIFINNISMGGYTKAEAYEIIDEIVEEIKNNTLTLYYEDYTEEIPYSALEFEIINKEIIDDIFRIGKEGNLLKRYREIKNIEKNTKQYELEINYNEDNIDTILESLKNHFSINPKNAIIQRINNEFVIEEETIGYEFEYEATKEKIRSSILEPYEDVEVELVVNEIIPDYTKAYYEQLKEPIGMFSTSFNINDNQRTLNLKVGSSKITGTLLHPNEVISAIDQLGPINSENGYHPAPIIINGRIEDGVGGGVCQIATTLYNAALLAELEILERSNHSMPVSYIEKGKDAAVATGILDLKIKNSYEFPIYIESYVEGNKLYAIVYGMETRNANQEIVFEPVLIEAIEPPPANIIKDDTLFEGEKIEEQKAIRGYKVKLYKHIYQNGEILDTQLVNNSTYRATPATIRIGTKKQNQNSVTPTSSNPVQNDDLKENQEEKKEIIQEDNKEEDNKREETIHDLVDEILQSLQSRDEEINDLE
- the nth gene encoding endonuclease III; this encodes MKFEKRVVKVLNTLDEYYPRNIPCYLNHETPWQLLIATILSAQCTDDRVNKVTKDLFEKYRSVEAFAQADIKELEEDIRSTGFYRNKAKNIIACCKKLQTQYDSQVPKDMDQLTDLDGVGRKTANVIRGNIFKEPSIVVDTHVKRVSNRLGFVKSDDPVKIEFELMDVLPKEHWIDYNTQIIAHGREICKARGPLCEKCFFLQYCPYGLQYQYQQIVDSIRK
- a CDS encoding NUDIX hydrolase; the encoded protein is MDDNIINRLKNSMDTPNKIISRKKYFNAAVLVPIINIDNTYHFVFEKRAKNITQGSEISFPGGGYEEKDKSFLETAIRETEEELGIHRNKIKVIKNFGTYVGRQGVIVEVFIGELIIQTIQALKPQQSEVEKVFTVPVDYFIKNKPKKYPVRLEQQPYFMDEMGNKVELLPSKELGLPIKYHHPWSTKLIELNFFKVENEMIWGLTAEILCEIIEPLNNESHKE
- the truA gene encoding tRNA pseudouridine(38-40) synthase TruA → MSGVNSVKRNIKLVIMYDGTKYSGWQRLKNSEMTIQGKIETVLSKMTGEDIQLIGSGRTDAGVHAFNQIANFHTTTLKKVKDIKAYLNQYLPKDIVIKDVKEASERFHSRYNVKEKTYLYRIWTTDYPPVFEEPYTIHMHQSLDIEKMNKAANLLMGEHDFQGFSNKKTKKSTIRTIKSLDIIKEKDELKFYITADGFLYNMVRIIVGTLLEVGEGKIKEDAILNMLESKERENAGTRAPAKGLTLQSVKYN
- a CDS encoding 3'-5' exonuclease, with product MEKYIVVDIETTGMNPIYSKITEIGAIKVYKDRVETYNELINPLISIPDEIVKLTGIDDLMVKQAPTIQEVMPRFLEFCEGENVPIIGHNIMFDYSFLKYNATTLGYSFERKGIDTLQLARKYLKALKSRSLNNLCVHYDIKNEEAHRALSDAYATYELFERIKKDYDNSDDDIFMPKPLHWRPKKEKTITAKQKSYLKSLLHKNNLELSKSIDELTQSEASKKIDEIIFEYGRRA